One region of Candidatus Binatia bacterium genomic DNA includes:
- a CDS encoding MMPL family transporter — translation MSHGYARWVAFVERHHRAILAGSLVLALVSALSLRALRLDLDVLDMLPTGAPAFDNFKQFVGEFGQLDELVVLVTANYENTASAFADVFVPELRRLRSVRTVQGRVDANEVSTGILGRYVYNYLPLAVHDELRRRLSPAGVDAAVAANRAILQAPFDLQAAAWVQRDPLGIAALAGRSLATALGDNRIDVAGGYLRSADGLALLLVVRPVQSPFDIAFTKAFMAEVRAAEAKARAALDFPAALRVGYTGGYAFALEDEATIRWDIAQYTVLALAGVLAVFAAGYRQLRILPCVAYGLVLATLLTFLAALIAYGTLNAVSLSFAALLYGLSIDSAIHYYTRLMQERQHFDLRTAVTRSLGALGSATLLATSTTAAAFAVIGFSNLGGVSQLGTLTAFGMLVNAVEFFVLYPALSFRWPAAMTAPRPLDAPLLGRVALASVRHRRPLLATGIMAVPVLLWLAAGVSFDVDLMHLRPRDSPGLRIEQEIARRFGTRPDTAAVLVRGPDVDSALEHSEAVAAASERLREEGLVGAPLSVTALLPSERTQRERLQAFAALPRHEAAAALRAALPRHGFRPALFDPFLADLVGPHDAIVRPGDPALAAFEPLLQRYVRLRPEEAIVATYLQPAPGVDMTVIEGRLRAVLPATPFVVASRALLEAELGKLLRWELLWFFVAAFGVNFLLVLVRFPRLTAAAAILLPEALVSLALLALMRAADIGIGPVNVIVVPLVLGIGVDHCVYVAERVQRGDSPARAVRHVGRALAVSALTTIAGFGFLALSEYPALAAMGELTAASLLGCLVAAVTLLPATLAVGAANEDTVDGTAS, via the coding sequence TTGAGCCACGGGTACGCGCGGTGGGTGGCGTTCGTCGAACGGCATCATCGTGCGATCCTCGCCGGATCGCTCGTGCTGGCGCTCGTTTCGGCGCTATCGCTGCGCGCCCTGCGGCTCGATCTCGATGTACTCGACATGCTGCCGACCGGAGCGCCGGCGTTCGACAACTTCAAGCAGTTCGTTGGCGAGTTCGGGCAACTGGACGAACTCGTCGTGCTCGTCACCGCCAACTACGAAAACACAGCCAGCGCTTTCGCCGACGTCTTCGTGCCGGAGTTGCGCCGCCTGCGGTCGGTGCGGACCGTCCAGGGCAGGGTCGACGCCAACGAGGTCTCGACGGGCATTCTCGGTCGGTACGTGTACAACTACCTACCGCTCGCGGTCCACGACGAGTTGCGGCGCCGCCTGAGCCCGGCCGGAGTGGACGCCGCGGTCGCCGCCAATCGGGCGATCTTGCAAGCCCCGTTCGATCTGCAAGCGGCGGCGTGGGTGCAGCGCGATCCTCTGGGCATCGCCGCGCTGGCGGGTCGGTCGCTGGCGACCGCACTGGGAGACAACCGCATCGACGTCGCCGGGGGTTACCTGCGTTCGGCGGACGGCCTGGCGCTGCTGCTCGTCGTCCGGCCCGTGCAGAGCCCCTTCGACATCGCCTTCACCAAAGCATTCATGGCGGAGGTGCGCGCCGCGGAGGCGAAGGCGCGCGCCGCACTCGACTTTCCGGCGGCGCTGCGCGTCGGCTACACGGGCGGCTACGCGTTCGCCCTCGAAGACGAAGCCACGATCCGCTGGGACATCGCGCAATACACGGTTCTGGCCCTCGCCGGCGTGCTGGCGGTGTTCGCGGCGGGTTACAGGCAGTTGCGCATCCTGCCCTGCGTCGCGTACGGCCTCGTTCTCGCTACGCTGCTCACTTTTCTTGCGGCGCTGATTGCGTACGGCACGTTGAACGCCGTCTCGCTGAGCTTTGCGGCGTTGCTCTATGGTCTCTCGATCGACTCGGCGATCCACTACTACACCCGTCTGATGCAGGAGCGACAACACTTCGATCTACGCACCGCGGTAACCCGGTCTCTGGGCGCGCTCGGCAGCGCGACCCTGCTGGCAACGTCCACCACGGCCGCGGCATTTGCGGTTATCGGCTTCTCGAACCTTGGCGGCGTAAGCCAGCTCGGGACCTTGACGGCGTTCGGCATGCTGGTGAACGCGGTCGAGTTCTTCGTCCTCTACCCCGCCCTCAGTTTCCGGTGGCCGGCGGCAATGACTGCGCCGCGCCCGCTCGACGCACCGCTGCTGGGCCGGGTGGCCCTGGCATCCGTGCGGCACCGCCGGCCACTTCTCGCCACCGGCATCATGGCGGTACCAGTATTGTTGTGGCTGGCCGCGGGCGTGAGTTTCGACGTCGATCTCATGCACCTACGGCCGCGGGACAGCCCAGGTTTGCGGATCGAGCAGGAGATCGCCCGGCGGTTTGGAACCCGTCCCGACACCGCGGCGGTGCTCGTGCGGGGGCCCGACGTCGATTCGGCGCTGGAGCACAGCGAAGCGGTTGCCGCCGCCAGCGAGCGCCTGCGCGAGGAGGGTCTGGTCGGCGCGCCGCTCAGCGTGACCGCACTGCTCCCGTCGGAGCGCACGCAGCGAGAGCGCCTGCAGGCCTTCGCGGCGCTGCCGCGCCACGAAGCGGCGGCGGCGCTTCGCGCTGCGCTGCCCCGCCACGGCTTCCGGCCCGCTCTCTTCGACCCGTTCCTCGCCGACCTGGTCGGCCCACACGACGCGATTGTCCGCCCGGGGGATCCGGCGCTGGCTGCGTTCGAGCCGCTGCTGCAGCGCTACGTTCGCCTGCGGCCCGAGGAGGCGATCGTGGCGACTTACCTCCAGCCCGCGCCGGGGGTGGACATGACCGTCATCGAGGGGCGGCTGCGCGCCGTTCTGCCGGCCACCCCTTTTGTCGTCGCCTCCAGAGCGCTGCTCGAAGCCGAACTGGGTAAGCTGCTGCGTTGGGAGTTGCTCTGGTTCTTCGTCGCCGCGTTCGGAGTCAACTTCCTGCTCGTTCTGGTCCGCTTCCCGCGCCTGACCGCCGCGGCGGCGATTCTCCTGCCCGAAGCGCTGGTCAGTCTGGCGCTGCTGGCGCTGATGCGAGCCGCGGACATCGGTATCGGCCCCGTTAACGTCATCGTCGTACCGCTCGTTCTCGGAATCGGCGTGGATCATTGCGTGTACGTCGCGGAGCGCGTGCAGCGCGGGGACTCGCCCGCACGGGCCGTGCGGCACGTGGGACGGGCACTCGCCGTCAGCGCACTGACGACGATCGCCGGCTTTGGCTTTCTCGCGCTCTCCGAGTATCCCGCCCTCGCCGCGATGGGGGAATTGACAGCCGCAAGCCTGCTGGGCTGTCTTGTGGCCGCGGTCACATTGCTGCCGGCCACGCTGGCGGTCGGCGCCGCGAACGAGGACACCGTCGATGGAACAGCGAGCTGA